A window of the Streptomyces finlayi genome harbors these coding sequences:
- a CDS encoding response regulator, whose protein sequence is MSGASGRVLVVDDSKVIRQLIRVNLELEGFEVVTAADGAECLDLVHRLCPDVITLDVVMPRLDGVQTAARLRADPRTSHLPVAIVSACTPYEVEAGVAAGVDAFLAKPFEPSELVRMVRRLMHREDQPSVDDRRGAGRAGSPAG, encoded by the coding sequence GTGTCTGGCGCGTCCGGCCGCGTGCTTGTTGTCGATGACAGCAAGGTCATCCGGCAGTTGATCAGGGTCAATCTCGAGCTGGAGGGCTTCGAGGTCGTGACCGCGGCTGATGGTGCGGAGTGCCTGGATCTGGTGCACCGGCTCTGCCCGGATGTGATCACACTCGATGTGGTGATGCCCCGGCTCGACGGAGTCCAGACCGCCGCCCGGCTGCGTGCCGATCCCCGGACGAGTCATCTGCCCGTCGCGATCGTCAGCGCCTGCACGCCGTACGAGGTCGAAGCGGGGGTCGCCGCAGGGGTGGATGCCTTTCTGGCCAAGCCGTTCGAGCCGAGCGAGCTGGTGCGGATGGTCCGTCGTCTGATGCACCGTGAGGACCAGCCGTCGGTCGACGACAGGCGTGGTGCAGGGCGCGCGGGGAGCCCGGCGGGCTGA
- a CDS encoding GDSL-type esterase/lipase family protein: MRRSIVRHARVPVAAVAALAVACGVGTTQAFADAVPPGAANGWSSPTAPPADGAGPGVRPRSVPAKERAEVLGADHRASADRAFTTSGDGSGFHVMVADEKDGYRWKTAASLSEPGFDTDAWIGNACLTESGRYAAVAYAPRTFTNKPDLMSRGAFTAIVDLRNGDVRKLPFQATLAYFSPGCGTGEDVVFSQFTDENTSKRNETRLVRVAARTGTATKATVAGQVTSAVPVGGEIVAARGRQLVKIDGAKVRTVAPTHAPPFQLKPDADGGVTFIDRLPGGKAGSSADDRAAVSRVGAGALRASNGKGRAAKLAEGGLSRFDIARTPSGAVYVTGEARSKGALPAAVRNPGGIAKDARISSHGAAAVTTAWADGKDSRISAQDAASPRAARITLKALDTGETAVLDAAPGNRFGDESAQRAATAMSPALTGAARSGGVSTMATPVDADRTCSVPRNDVKKQAFQPTPRQIEWAVDQAVVGQLNKHVTRPANWKNTGMAGYAPQSMFPLTPLAGGSGADWHVPAQVMLGITAQESNMWQATRYAVPGVSANPLIGNFYGIEYASDGEQSDPWLINWSKSDCGYGVTQVTDGMRLPGKGQPTKTVAQQEAIALDYAANIAAGVNILIEKWNQTRADGLMINGGNPKYIENWFFALWAYNSGYYTQASSGTTSGKWGVGWTNNPANPLWKENRTPFLEDYAGYDDYSHAAHPQDWPYSEKVIGWAARPLAAMFKPGDFQPGYRAAWWTSTANRTTAKPPIGLFCDASNDCNPSKISTGATNNTGGGPCLLPGNESDPLYLKCWFHKSVTWKNCDSSAQCGHPLHRFNDTYPEQPDENSYPPRCTAGLPTGTRIVDDVANGVTPVGSATRSCGAVGSSGTFNFDFGTASSRIDLHQIGAGNENHFWFTHTNKVGTTDATRLKTTGTWTLGTTDRGWMRVWAHVPDHGAHTRQAAYVVGGTNSTSPKRVKPQRVLENKWVSLGAFYFTGVPTVALSNVTEDGNGTEDVAWDSVGFEPLGAKPSHQVVAMGDSYSSGEGASENGGDDYYTESDYYSAQQPDTENTCHRSKYAWSRQATLPGYTKSIGAMADDRDKIMDYQFVACSGARYYNILSKGQNSELPQIQQGYLDQNTTLVTLSVGGNDARFADIIKECVTAGTVCNNNSIDAVDPDNGSKTGGTTGPLDQWAPKWLNEQIRPRLTGMLNELHKKAPNAKIVLMGYPRLLEGVGGCVLGIGTAEAPWLNSMADTLAGEMQGAVNDANRLYAAKAVFSDPRDEFAGKAICGDPETVHGIVLSGHAKADARDPSWLPGNIAPSMKSFHPKIPGARLYADSLQNTL, translated from the coding sequence TTGAGACGCAGCATAGTAAGACATGCGCGTGTTCCGGTCGCCGCTGTCGCCGCTCTCGCAGTGGCCTGCGGTGTCGGAACGACGCAGGCGTTCGCGGACGCCGTACCCCCGGGGGCAGCCAACGGCTGGTCCTCGCCCACCGCTCCCCCGGCCGACGGGGCCGGCCCCGGAGTCAGGCCCCGCTCGGTTCCCGCGAAGGAGCGCGCCGAGGTACTGGGAGCTGACCACCGGGCCTCCGCGGACCGGGCGTTCACCACGTCAGGTGACGGTTCGGGCTTCCACGTGATGGTGGCCGACGAGAAGGACGGCTACCGGTGGAAGACCGCCGCCTCGCTGTCCGAGCCGGGCTTCGACACGGACGCGTGGATCGGAAACGCCTGTCTGACCGAGTCGGGCCGGTACGCCGCCGTGGCCTACGCCCCCCGTACGTTCACGAACAAGCCCGACCTGATGAGCCGCGGCGCGTTCACGGCCATCGTGGACCTGCGTAACGGCGACGTACGCAAGCTGCCGTTCCAGGCCACGCTGGCGTACTTCTCCCCCGGCTGCGGCACGGGCGAGGACGTGGTGTTCTCCCAGTTCACCGACGAGAACACCTCCAAGAGGAACGAGACCCGGCTGGTCAGGGTCGCGGCCCGTACGGGCACCGCGACCAAGGCCACGGTGGCCGGTCAGGTCACCTCGGCGGTTCCGGTCGGCGGCGAGATCGTCGCCGCGCGCGGCCGGCAGCTCGTGAAGATCGACGGCGCGAAGGTGCGGACGGTCGCCCCCACCCACGCCCCGCCGTTCCAGCTGAAGCCGGACGCCGACGGGGGTGTGACCTTCATCGACCGCCTCCCCGGCGGGAAGGCGGGATCGTCGGCCGACGACCGGGCGGCCGTATCCCGGGTCGGCGCGGGCGCCCTGCGTGCGTCGAACGGGAAGGGCAGGGCTGCGAAGCTCGCCGAGGGCGGGCTGAGCCGGTTCGACATCGCTCGTACGCCCTCGGGCGCGGTGTACGTCACCGGAGAGGCGCGCAGCAAGGGCGCCTTGCCTGCCGCCGTCCGCAACCCGGGTGGCATCGCCAAGGACGCGCGGATCTCCAGCCACGGAGCCGCAGCGGTCACCACCGCGTGGGCCGACGGCAAGGACTCACGGATCTCGGCGCAGGACGCCGCCTCACCGCGCGCCGCCCGGATCACCCTGAAGGCGCTCGACACGGGTGAGACGGCCGTTCTGGACGCCGCGCCGGGCAACCGGTTCGGCGACGAGAGCGCCCAGCGCGCCGCGACGGCGATGAGCCCGGCACTGACCGGGGCGGCCAGGTCCGGCGGTGTGTCGACGATGGCCACGCCGGTCGACGCGGACCGTACGTGCTCGGTGCCCAGGAACGACGTGAAGAAGCAGGCGTTCCAGCCGACCCCGCGGCAGATCGAGTGGGCCGTGGACCAGGCCGTCGTCGGCCAGCTCAACAAGCATGTGACCAGGCCGGCGAACTGGAAGAACACCGGCATGGCGGGGTACGCCCCGCAGTCGATGTTCCCCCTGACGCCCCTGGCGGGCGGCAGTGGTGCCGACTGGCACGTACCGGCGCAGGTGATGCTCGGCATCACGGCGCAGGAGTCGAACATGTGGCAGGCCACCCGGTACGCGGTTCCGGGTGTCTCGGCCAACCCGCTGATCGGCAACTTCTACGGCATCGAGTACGCGTCCGACGGTGAGCAGAGCGACCCCTGGCTCATCAACTGGAGCAAGTCCGACTGCGGTTACGGTGTCACGCAGGTCACCGACGGCATGCGGCTCCCGGGCAAGGGCCAGCCCACGAAGACGGTGGCGCAGCAGGAGGCCATCGCGCTCGACTACGCGGCGAACATCGCGGCGGGTGTGAACATCCTGATCGAGAAGTGGAACCAGACGCGCGCCGACGGGCTGATGATCAACGGCGGCAACCCGAAGTACATCGAGAACTGGTTCTTCGCCCTGTGGGCGTACAACAGCGGCTACTACACGCAGGCCTCGTCCGGCACCACCTCGGGCAAGTGGGGCGTGGGCTGGACGAACAACCCGGCGAATCCGCTGTGGAAGGAGAACCGCACCCCGTTCCTGGAGGACTACGCCGGCTACGACGACTACAGCCACGCCGCGCACCCGCAGGACTGGCCGTACTCCGAGAAGGTAATCGGCTGGGCCGCCCGGCCGCTCGCGGCGATGTTCAAGCCCGGCGACTTCCAGCCCGGTTACCGCGCGGCCTGGTGGACGTCCACGGCCAACCGTACGACGGCCAAGCCCCCGATCGGCCTGTTCTGCGACGCGAGCAACGACTGCAACCCGTCGAAGATCAGCACGGGTGCGACGAACAACACCGGTGGCGGCCCCTGCCTGCTGCCCGGCAACGAGTCCGACCCGCTGTACCTGAAGTGCTGGTTCCACAAGTCCGTCACCTGGAAGAACTGTGACTCCAGCGCCCAGTGCGGGCACCCGCTCCACCGCTTCAACGACACCTATCCGGAACAGCCGGACGAGAACTCCTATCCGCCGCGGTGCACGGCAGGACTGCCCACCGGCACGAGGATCGTCGACGACGTGGCCAACGGCGTCACCCCAGTGGGTTCCGCCACGCGCTCCTGCGGTGCGGTCGGCTCGTCGGGGACGTTCAACTTCGACTTCGGTACCGCCTCGTCGAGGATCGACCTCCATCAGATCGGCGCGGGGAACGAGAACCACTTCTGGTTCACCCACACCAACAAGGTGGGGACGACGGACGCCACCCGTCTCAAGACGACGGGCACCTGGACGCTGGGCACGACGGACCGGGGCTGGATGCGGGTCTGGGCGCACGTGCCCGACCACGGTGCGCACACCCGCCAGGCCGCCTATGTCGTGGGCGGTACGAACTCCACCAGCCCGAAGCGGGTGAAGCCCCAGCGTGTGCTGGAGAACAAGTGGGTGTCGCTCGGGGCGTTCTACTTCACCGGCGTGCCGACCGTGGCGCTGTCGAACGTGACGGAGGACGGAAACGGGACCGAGGACGTGGCGTGGGACTCGGTCGGCTTCGAGCCGCTGGGCGCCAAGCCGAGTCACCAGGTCGTCGCCATGGGCGACTCGTACTCCTCGGGTGAAGGCGCCTCCGAGAACGGCGGTGACGACTACTACACCGAGTCCGACTACTACAGCGCGCAGCAGCCGGACACCGAGAACACCTGCCACCGGTCCAAGTACGCCTGGTCCCGGCAGGCCACGCTGCCCGGCTACACCAAGTCCATCGGGGCGATGGCCGACGACCGCGACAAGATCATGGACTACCAGTTCGTGGCGTGTTCGGGAGCCCGGTACTACAACATCCTGAGCAAGGGCCAGAACAGCGAACTGCCGCAGATCCAGCAGGGCTACCTCGACCAGAACACCACGCTGGTCACCCTGTCGGTCGGCGGTAACGACGCCCGGTTCGCCGACATCATCAAGGAGTGCGTCACGGCCGGCACCGTGTGCAACAACAACTCCATCGACGCAGTCGATCCCGACAACGGGAGCAAGACCGGCGGCACGACCGGCCCGCTGGACCAGTGGGCTCCGAAGTGGCTCAACGAGCAGATCCGGCCGCGTCTGACCGGGATGCTCAACGAGCTCCACAAGAAGGCCCCGAACGCGAAGATCGTGCTCATGGGCTACCCGAGGCTCCTGGAGGGCGTCGGAGGGTGTGTCCTCGGCATCGGTACCGCGGAGGCGCCGTGGCTGAACAGCATGGCGGACACGCTGGCCGGCGAGATGCAGGGTGCGGTCAATGACGCGAACCGTCTGTACGCGGCCAAGGCCGTGTTCTCCGACCCGCGTGACGAGTTCGCCGGCAAGGCGATCTGCGGTGACCCGGAGACGGTCCACGGCATCGTGCTGTCCGGACACGCCAAGGCCGACGCCCGTGACCCGAGCTGGCTGCCGGGCAACATCGCCCCCTCGATGAAGTCGTTCCACCCGAAGATCCCGGGTGCGCGGCTCTACGCCGACAGTCTGCAGAACACGCTGTAG
- the nrtL gene encoding ArgS-related anticodon-binding protein NrtL — MTPADLSRTVLHAVRRAVDEDALHVPVPARVRVERTRPGGSGDYACAVALQLAGPAALAPREVARLLRDRVAGTPGIGRVEITGPGFLSFTLDASADADARAALVHEVREKGLRYGCVTSNAGQLHRLHHRREVRAAAVAGSVGRVLRTQGGQVLTGCTEDADSDWEWLRAPLVPHDGAPGSIEIRPVPAGATARELLARLGPDAALWGLLRPAGHDRAQLGDDLLVQGAANPLFLVRYGRARAHALTRAAARLGFSAVYEEDVEAPALHAALADYPGVLAAAARHHAPDRVARHLETVAHAFFDFHDARAPLPVGDEKPSAAHRSRLALAEAAGTVLAGGLSVLGISAPRHL; from the coding sequence GTGACTCCGGCAGATCTCTCCCGAACCGTGCTGCACGCCGTGCGGCGCGCGGTCGACGAGGATGCCTTGCACGTGCCCGTACCCGCGCGCGTGCGAGTGGAGAGGACCAGGCCCGGCGGCAGCGGCGACTACGCCTGCGCCGTGGCTCTCCAGCTGGCCGGTCCCGCCGCCCTGGCGCCCCGCGAGGTGGCGCGGCTCCTCCGGGACCGGGTCGCCGGTACGCCCGGGATCGGGCGGGTCGAGATCACCGGCCCCGGCTTCCTGAGCTTCACGCTCGACGCCTCGGCCGACGCCGACGCCCGCGCGGCCCTCGTGCACGAGGTGCGGGAGAAGGGCCTCCGGTACGGGTGCGTCACCTCGAACGCAGGGCAGCTCCACCGGCTGCACCACCGGCGCGAGGTCCGGGCCGCGGCCGTCGCCGGGTCCGTGGGGCGCGTCCTGCGCACCCAGGGCGGCCAGGTGCTCACCGGCTGCACCGAGGACGCCGACAGCGACTGGGAGTGGCTGCGGGCTCCGCTCGTCCCGCACGACGGAGCCCCCGGGAGCATCGAGATCCGGCCGGTCCCCGCGGGTGCCACGGCCCGTGAGCTGCTCGCCCGGCTCGGCCCCGACGCCGCCCTCTGGGGGCTGCTCAGGCCGGCAGGTCACGACCGCGCCCAGCTCGGCGACGACCTCCTCGTGCAAGGCGCGGCCAATCCGCTCTTCCTCGTCCGTTACGGCCGCGCCCGCGCCCACGCGCTCACTCGCGCTGCCGCGCGGCTGGGTTTCTCCGCCGTGTACGAGGAGGACGTCGAGGCGCCCGCGCTCCACGCCGCACTCGCCGACTACCCCGGCGTCCTCGCCGCGGCCGCACGCCACCACGCACCCGACCGGGTCGCCCGGCACCTCGAAACGGTGGCGCACGCCTTCTTCGACTTCCACGACGCCCGCGCGCCGCTCCCCGTCGGCGACGAGAAACCCTCGGCCGCCCACCGCTCCCGGCTGGCCCTTGCCGAAGCCGCCGGAACGGTGCTGGCAGGCGGCCTGTCCGTGCTCGGCATCAGCGCGCCCCGACACCTCTGA
- the bla gene encoding class A beta-lactamase, translating into MASMQRPRARRSALAAFALVVLTACGTDATPARSPSGTTGVPSGTPNAERSGSAALERKFTALEREFDARLGVHAVDTGTGREVTHNEDERFAHASTFKALAVAAVLRRYSLRGLDRVVTYSRDDLVPRSEVTEKHAGTGMTLASLCDAALRHGDNTAANLLLGQLGGPQGLNTVLKEIGDDVTRTDRRETELNQWSPGATRDTSTPRALAEDLRAFVLGDALGKDERTQLAAWLRSSTTGTTLIRAGVPEDWVVGGRAGAGSAYGVRNDIAVVWPPGRAPVVMAIMSNGRSEDAAYDDRLIARAASAVTKALAPEPE; encoded by the coding sequence ATGGCCTCCATGCAGCGACCCCGCGCCCGGCGTTCCGCCCTCGCCGCATTCGCGCTGGTGGTGCTGACGGCCTGCGGAACGGACGCCACCCCGGCGCGATCCCCGTCCGGGACCACGGGCGTCCCGTCCGGGACTCCGAACGCCGAACGCAGCGGATCGGCCGCCCTCGAACGGAAGTTCACCGCCCTGGAGCGGGAGTTCGACGCTCGCCTCGGCGTGCACGCCGTGGACACAGGTACGGGCCGCGAGGTGACGCACAACGAAGACGAACGCTTCGCCCACGCCTCCACCTTCAAGGCGCTGGCCGTCGCAGCCGTCCTGCGCAGGTACTCCCTGCGCGGCCTCGACCGGGTCGTCACCTACTCCCGCGACGACCTGGTGCCCCGCTCCGAGGTGACGGAGAAGCACGCCGGTACGGGGATGACCCTGGCCTCCCTGTGCGACGCGGCCCTGAGGCACGGCGACAACACCGCGGCCAACCTGCTCCTGGGCCAACTCGGCGGCCCCCAGGGCCTGAACACCGTACTCAAGGAGATCGGCGACGACGTGACCCGCACGGACCGCCGTGAGACCGAACTGAACCAGTGGTCCCCGGGCGCCACCCGGGACACCAGCACCCCCAGGGCCCTGGCCGAAGATCTGCGGGCGTTCGTACTCGGAGACGCCCTCGGCAAGGACGAACGCACCCAGCTCGCGGCCTGGCTCCGCTCCAGCACCACCGGGACCACTCTCATCAGGGCCGGCGTGCCCGAGGACTGGGTCGTGGGCGGCAGGGCGGGCGCCGGAAGCGCCTACGGCGTCCGCAACGACATCGCGGTGGTGTGGCCGCCCGGCCGCGCGCCCGTCGTGATGGCGATCATGTCGAACGGCAGAAGCGAGGACGCCGCCTACGACGACCGCCTGATCGCCCGTGCGGCGTCGGCGGTCACGAAAGCCCTGGCACCGGAGCCAGAGTGA
- a CDS encoding homoserine dehydrogenase: MMRTRPLKVALLGCGVVGSEVARIMTTHADDLAARIGAPVELVGVAVRRPSKVRAGIDPALITTDATALVKRGDIDVVIEVIGGIEPARTLITTAFEHGASVVSANKALLAEDGAALHAAAESQGRDLYYEAAVAGAIPLVRPLRESLAGDKVNRVLGIVNGTTNFILDRMDTSGAGYSEALDEATALGYAEADPTADVEGFDAAAKAAILAGIAFHTRVKIGEVHREGITEVTAADIASARRMGCTVKLLAICERAADGRSVTARVHPAMIPLSHPLASVREAYNAVFVEAEAAGQLMFYGPGAGGAPTASAVLGDLVAVCRNKLGEATGPGESAYTRLPVSPMGEVVTRYHISLDVADKPGVLAQVATVFAEQGVSIDTVRQQSRPDSQETGGEASLVVVTHRAPDAALSATVEALRKLDTVRGVASIMRVEGE; this comes from the coding sequence ATGATGCGTACGCGTCCGCTGAAGGTGGCGCTGCTGGGCTGTGGAGTGGTCGGCTCAGAGGTGGCGCGCATCATGACGACGCACGCCGACGACCTCGCCGCGCGCATCGGCGCACCGGTGGAGCTCGTCGGTGTAGCCGTCCGCCGACCCTCCAAGGTGCGGGCGGGAATCGATCCCGCACTGATCACCACCGACGCGACCGCCCTGGTCAAACGGGGTGACATCGATGTGGTCATCGAGGTCATCGGGGGCATCGAGCCGGCCAGGACGCTGATCACGACAGCGTTCGAGCACGGCGCGAGCGTCGTCTCCGCCAACAAGGCGCTGCTCGCCGAGGACGGCGCCGCACTCCACGCCGCCGCGGAGAGTCAGGGCCGGGATCTCTACTACGAGGCGGCCGTGGCCGGTGCCATTCCCCTCGTACGTCCGCTGCGCGAATCCCTCGCGGGGGACAAGGTCAACCGCGTCCTGGGCATCGTGAACGGCACCACCAACTTCATCCTCGACAGGATGGACACGAGCGGAGCCGGATATTCCGAGGCGCTCGACGAGGCCACCGCCCTCGGATACGCCGAGGCCGACCCGACCGCAGACGTCGAGGGCTTCGACGCCGCCGCGAAGGCCGCGATCCTGGCCGGTATCGCCTTCCACACCCGGGTGAAGATCGGCGAGGTGCACCGCGAGGGCATCACCGAGGTGACTGCGGCGGACATCGCGTCCGCCCGCCGCATGGGCTGCACGGTCAAGCTCCTCGCCATCTGCGAGCGCGCCGCCGACGGCAGGTCCGTCACCGCCCGTGTCCACCCGGCGATGATCCCGCTCAGTCACCCGCTGGCCTCCGTGCGCGAGGCGTACAACGCGGTCTTCGTCGAGGCCGAGGCGGCCGGGCAGCTGATGTTCTACGGCCCCGGCGCCGGTGGCGCGCCGACCGCCTCCGCGGTCCTCGGCGACCTGGTCGCGGTCTGCCGCAACAAGCTCGGCGAGGCCACCGGCCCCGGTGAGTCCGCGTACACGCGTCTGCCGGTCAGCCCCATGGGCGAGGTCGTCACGCGGTACCACATCAGTCTCGACGTGGCCGACAAGCCTGGCGTACTCGCCCAGGTCGCGACAGTCTTCGCCGAACAGGGCGTATCCATCGATACGGTCCGCCAGCAGAGCCGGCCGGACAGTCAGGAAACCGGCGGCGAGGCCTCCCTCGTCGTCGTCACCCACCGCGCGCCCGACGCCGCCCTTTCGGCGACCGTCGAGGCGCTGCGCAAGCTGGACACCGTGCGCGGTGTCGCCAGCATCATGCGTGTTGAAGGGGAGTAA
- the lysA gene encoding diaminopimelate decarboxylase codes for MSRSAHPAGPRHADVLHEGHYSAPPADLNVLDEKVWSRTVTRDAEGALTVGGIGVARLAEEFGTPAYFLDESDFRARCRAWSDAFGRDADVFYAGKAFLSRAVVRWLQEEGLNLDVCSGGELTTALDAGMPAERIAFHGNNKSQDEIERAVRLGVGRIVLDSFQEIVRVADVAQRLGKRQRVQIRVTVGVEAHTHEFIATAHEDQKFGIALAGGQAAEAVRRVLTLDGLELIGIHSHIGSQIFDMAGFEVSARRVVQLLAEVRDEHGVELPEIDLGGGLGIAYTSEDDPREPHEIAKALSDIVTRECESAGLATPRISVEPGRAIVGPTAFTLYEVGTIKPLEGLRTYVSVDGGMSDNIRTALYDAEYSVSLVSRRSDAEPMLVRVVGKHCESGDIVVKDAFMPADLAPGDLIAVPATGAYCRSMASNYNHALRPPVVAVRDGEARVIVRRETEEDLLSLDVG; via the coding sequence ATGAGCCGATCCGCCCACCCCGCCGGCCCCCGTCACGCCGATGTCCTCCACGAAGGGCACTACTCGGCGCCGCCCGCCGACCTGAACGTCCTGGACGAGAAGGTCTGGTCCCGAACCGTCACCCGCGACGCGGAGGGCGCGCTCACCGTCGGCGGCATCGGGGTGGCACGGCTCGCCGAGGAGTTCGGCACCCCCGCCTACTTCCTCGACGAGAGCGACTTCCGGGCCAGGTGCCGCGCCTGGTCCGACGCCTTCGGGCGGGACGCCGACGTGTTCTACGCGGGCAAGGCGTTCCTGTCGCGCGCCGTCGTGCGCTGGCTCCAGGAAGAGGGGCTGAACCTCGACGTCTGCTCCGGCGGCGAGCTGACCACCGCGCTCGACGCCGGGATGCCCGCCGAGCGCATCGCCTTCCACGGCAACAACAAGAGCCAGGACGAGATCGAGCGCGCGGTCCGGCTCGGCGTGGGACGGATCGTGCTCGACTCCTTCCAGGAGATCGTGCGGGTCGCCGATGTCGCCCAGCGTCTCGGCAAGCGGCAGCGCGTGCAGATCCGCGTCACCGTCGGTGTCGAGGCACACACCCACGAGTTCATCGCCACCGCCCACGAGGACCAGAAGTTCGGCATCGCGCTGGCCGGGGGACAGGCCGCCGAGGCCGTCCGCAGGGTGCTCACCCTCGACGGCCTGGAACTCATCGGCATCCACTCGCACATCGGCTCGCAGATCTTCGACATGGCCGGCTTCGAGGTCTCCGCACGCCGTGTCGTGCAACTGCTCGCCGAGGTGCGCGACGAGCACGGCGTCGAGCTCCCCGAGATCGACCTCGGTGGCGGGCTCGGCATCGCCTACACCTCCGAGGACGACCCGCGCGAGCCGCACGAGATCGCCAAGGCGCTCAGCGACATCGTGACCCGTGAGTGCGAGTCGGCAGGACTCGCCACCCCGCGCATCTCCGTCGAGCCGGGCCGCGCCATCGTCGGCCCCACCGCGTTCACGCTGTACGAGGTCGGCACCATCAAGCCCCTCGAAGGCCTCCGTACGTACGTCAGCGTCGACGGCGGGATGTCGGACAACATCCGCACCGCGCTGTACGACGCCGAGTACAGCGTCTCGCTCGTGTCCCGCCGCTCCGATGCCGAGCCGATGCTCGTGCGTGTCGTCGGCAAGCACTGTGAGAGTGGCGACATCGTGGTCAAGGACGCGTTCATGCCGGCCGACCTCGCACCCGGCGACCTGATCGCCGTGCCCGCCACCGGTGCGTACTGCCGCTCCATGGCGAGCAACTACAACCACGCCCTCCGCCCGCCGGTCGTCGCCGTGCGGGACGGCGAGGCGCGCGTCATCGTCCGACGGGAGACAGAGGAAGATCTTCTGTCACTCGATGTCGGCTGA